From the genome of Lineus longissimus chromosome 8, tnLinLong1.2, whole genome shotgun sequence, one region includes:
- the LOC135493052 gene encoding protein PRRC2A-like isoform X4 → MEDGELPEDGEIVDEEERRGHSKAKESRHREQRDRDNGFEEGEGSESDEELSKRARKRRRHRKNRNEGSGDDSKKSKKKKREKKEHKKYVDHDRVEEGGEDTPDWNREQSSHGHHHHHHDNNKHHHEHPREHRKFEKEEFGDSPGVYGSPYDNQDRTPEYEYDDYDDFDDMEPPHKKTMMSFVDDGFIDPSMGMGDRQELFEHHHRGRGRAPGRGGQMMRGGRGRGRGRGDRGRGRGGQDRGRGGQDRGRGGQDRGRGGQDRGRGGLDRGRGGQDRGRGGRDRGRGGRGRGGMPPHGPPHHPHQHDHSNQRGPPPRREEMKQNRPICKFFKDGSCHKHHCKDEHHRGDGCVFSHDCTPNHKMEVCKFYISGQCRKGDNCSYLHGQYPCKYYHTGAKCFQGNNCKFSHETLDDRGKLLLEKILREQSEREMEREFNRDRQHHHEDRGRMISEMIDNQQFGGSPPRMYEGDPKEGIPSLLDIKTNPPSPEKHGPHGPPGPHGPPGPHGPAGPRGPRPRGPPPIGMLRPQGFYKDTLASPTRHPGPHGPSLRPPLLPDPVPHGMPPPHMRMPGPPPPPPPPSAANVVSAMAEAIATAIRSHQKEALKAKEEKPDEPKVAETVPKPSDLIKKATEPLPDFAEALPKPAESESPPKPADFSDLPKAVELLKAASSPPMVSEPTPEIEDKKVVEPEQCAPALEVKMEPVEIMSPTGPSTAPDSTSTENADNQSSADRKAAEIDVKEEPMEATDGEVEEKTEVVVKAEAMEASEVEEEPKGEANENGPAPTQDAEAKPGPEQSVETKPQTSFPEIPENLPLVQRQLLLRLQQAQKEPEPPQENPVADEIEMEDDNWYSSDEEDELPSKKSLSDIMKNITQTEPPKAASPPLVKPPTSVASTVPSQPVMDIGSMLSMIRQQTAAAGNTVAVAVPPPPPPASVAAPVVTSTASVPPVRRDPRLQGVPAPRIDPRTQQPPPTSSATLVVPPVHAPASPRHNEPTPEIYGIISNPKPFRLVLFTMEPNNRPCLPPGLNITDPRYREDPRCSHYKNTVVKRSTSYQPSLSHGGSSPGPPRPPVNLPRRDSSSNDSGMEMRLKTQNSAPGTLGPRDPRMIQQARSMDPRSSGGSSPAAHWTAGDPRAPPMLSQGRPSDPRGGGGASSPAAHRSGGDPRAPPVPKLLSKDPRSDLQNPNILQAFELPPLGSSSDHQFAMPKLLLERPEPLKGKPELQSTPQSPLPVPALTLPPLLAQPLPLLMQPPPGKAINLETGSPQNSPPALVQKLSPAHQESSEISSPPNSERTKSLSHRADPRFKRRPSVKNPEPEPVPVPVVNEDKTEQRRQNVEYSSPLSGQANRQEDSYSSYNRRPNNYEKTGRKGGKSDPRQSSGGQDPRQRRDPRFPGGSGDPRGHLDPRKHLDNDQQMGEPHQQGEPSFLHPGGGDPRFSQGAGDPRFQQTGEIDPQLLPGCNPTVDSFHGAGGMNIDLTDPRFQQITGLPPEVFAQMQQQQSEQSLRDVFKTFDPTASPFC, encoded by the exons ATGGAAGACGGTGAGCTGCCTGAAGACGGTGAAATAGTGGATGAGGAAGAACGGAGAGGTCATAGCAAAGCCAAAG AATCTCGTCACCGTGAACAACGTGATCGTGATAATGGATTTGAGGAGGGTGAAGGTTCCGAGTCTGATGAAGAGCTGTCGAAACGCGCAAGGAAAAGGCGTCGACATAGAAAGAATAGAAATGAAGGATCTGGCGATGACTCCAAGAAG TCAAAAAAGAAAAAGCGCGAGAAAAAAGAACACAAGAAGTATGTTGATCATGACCGTGTAGAGGAGGGGGGTGAAGATACTCCTGACTGGAACCGAGAACAGTCGAGTCacgggcatcatcatcatcaccatgacaacaataaacatcaTCATGAACACCCAAGAGAACATAGGAAATTTGAGAAGGAGGAGTTTGGCGATAGTCCGGGCGTTTATGGAAGCCCATATGATAACCAGGACAG GACTCCTGAATATGAGTACGATGACTATGATGATTTTGACGATATGGAGCCACCACATAAGAAGACAATGATGAGCTTTGTGGACGATGGGTTTATTGACCCAAGTATGGGGATGGGTGATAGACAG GAACTATTTGAGCACCATCACCGAGGTAGGGGGCGTGCCCCAGGACGAGGGGGCCAAATGATGCGAGGTGGTCGAGGCAGAGGTCGGGGACGTGGTGATCGGGGTAGAGGACGCGGAGGTCAGGATAGGGGACGAGGAGGTCAGGATAGGGGACGAGGCGGTCAGGATAGAGGACGAGGTGGTCAGGATAGGGGACGAGGTGGTCTGGATAGGGGACGGGGAGGTCAGGATAGGGGACGAGGTGGGCGCGATAGGGGACGCGGAGGACGTGGTCGGGGTGGCATGCCACCGCACGGTCCCCCACACCACCCACACCAGCACGATCACAGCAACCAGCGAGGACCACCCCCACGACGCGAAGAGATGAAGCAGAATCGTCCCATTTGTAAATTTTTCAAGGACGGTTCTTGCCATAAG CATCACTGCAAGGATGAACACCACAGG GGTGATGGATGCGTCTTCAGTCATGATTGTACTCCAAATCATAAGATGGAAGTCTGCAAGTTTTACATCAGTGGCCAGTGTCGAAAGGGAGACAACTGTTCGTACTTACATG GCCAATACCCGTGTAAATATTACCACACTGGTGCCAAATGCTTCCAAGGTAACAACTGTAAGTTTTCTCATGAAACCTTGGATGATAGAGGCAAGCTACTGTTAGAAAAGATTCTAAGGGAGCAGTCTGAGCGGGAAATGGAGCGAGAGTTCAACCGTGATAGACAACATCACCATGAGGACCGTGGG AGGATGATTAGTGAAATGATTGATAATCAACAATTTGGAGGATCTCCTCCTCGCATGTACGAAGGAGACCCCAAAGAGGGCATACCTTCTCTTCTGGACATTAAGACAAATCCGCCTAGCCCTGAGAAACATGGCCCACATGGACCTCCAGGACCACATGGACCTCCTGGGCCACATGGACCTGCTGGACCACGAGGACCCAGGCCTCGTGGACCACCTCCAATAGGAATGCTTCG CCCACAAGGATTCTACAAAGACACTCTTGCCTCTCCAACAAGACATCCTGGCCCTCATGGTCCCAGCTTGCGTCCTCCACTTCTCCCAGATCCAGTACCTCATGGCATGCCCCCACCCCATATGAGGATGCCTGGCccaccacctccaccaccaccaccgtcgGCTGCTAATGTTGTGTCTGCCATGGCTGAAGCTATTGCAACTGCCATCAGATCACACCAAAAGGAAGCCCTAAAGGCCAAGGAGGAAAAGCCGGATGAGCCAAAAGTTGCAGAGACTGTTCCAAAACCATCAGATTTGATAAAAAAAGCAACAGAGCCGTTGCCAGATTTTGCAGAAGCGTTACCAAAACCTGCAGAGTCAGAATCTCCACCAAAACCTGCGGACTTCTCTGATTTACCAAAAGCTGTTGAGTTGTTGAAGGCAGCATCTTCACCACCAATGGTTTCCGAGCCCACACCGGAGATTGAGGATAAAAAAGTTGTGGAACCTGAACAGTGTGCCCCTGCTTTGGAGGTCAAAATGGAACCTGTTGAAATCATGAGTCCTACTGGACCGTCTACTGCGCCAGATAGTACAAGCACTGAAAATGCAGATAATCAGAGCTCGGCTGATCGAAAGGCTGCAGAAATTGATGTCAAAGAGGAGCCAATGGAGGCAACTGATGGTGAAGTTGAGGAGAAAACGGAAGTCGTGGTAAAGGCTGAAGCTATGGAGGCATCTGAAGTTGAGGAGGAACCAAAAG GGGAAGCAAATGAAAATGGTCCTGCACCGACACAGGATGCCGAGGCAAAACCAGGCCCAGAACAATCGGTGGAGACCAAACCACAAACCAGTTTCCCTGAAATACCAGAGAATCTTCCCCTCGTACAACGGCAGCTGTTACTTAGGCTTCAGCAGGCACAGAAGGAACCAGAACCTCCTCAAGAAAATCCTGTTGCAGACGAAATAG AAATGGAGGACGATAACTGGTACTCAAGTGACGAAGAAGACGAACTGCCATCGAAGAAATCTCTATCTGATATCATGAAAAATATTACACAGACAGAACCACCAAAAGCTGCGTCACCTCCATTAGTGAAGCCTCCGACTTCTGTTGCCAGTACTGTGCCGTCACAACCAGTGATGGACATTGGAAGCATGTTGAGTATGATACGGCAACAGACTGCAGCAGCTGGGAATACAGTTGCAGTGGCagtaccaccaccaccaccacctgcAAG TGTTGCTGCTCCTGTTGTTACTTCTACGGCAAGTGTGCCCCCGGTCAGAAGGGACCCTCGTCTCCAAGGTGTTCCAGCTCCACGAATAGATCCACGAACTCAGCAACCACCTCCTACTTCCAGTGCCACTCTGGTGGTGCCGCCTGTACACGCTCCTGCCTCACCTCGCCATAATGAACCTACCCCTGAGATTTACGGTATTATTAGTAACCCAAAGCCATTTCGTTTGGTGCTCTTCACAATGGAACCTAACAACAGACCCTGTCTTCCTCCTGGACTAAATATCACGGATCCAAGGTATCGGGAGGACCCACGTTGCTCGCACTATAAGAACACTGTAGTGAAGAGGAGTACTAGTTATCAGCCTTCACTGTCACATGGTGGTAGTTCTCCGGGACCTCCGCGACCACCAGTAAATTTACCAAGGAGAGACAGTTCATCTAATGACTCTGGTATGGAAATGAGATTGAAAACCCAAAATTCTGCGCCTGGAACTTTGGGTCCTAGGGACCCCCGAATGATACAACAGGCTCGATCTATGGACCCGCGTTCTAGTGGCGGCTCATCACCTGCTGCCCATTGGACAGCAGGTGACCCAAGAGCACCACCAATGTTATCACAGGGACGACCAAGTGACCCTCGGGGTGGTGGTGGTGCGTCATCACCGGCCGCACATCGGAGTGGTGGTGATCCACGTGCGCCTCCTGTGCCGAAACTTCTGTCAAAGGACCCAAGATCAGACTTGCAGAATCCAAATATTCTCCAAGCATTTGAATTGCCGCCTCTTGGTTCGAGTAGTGACCATCAGTTCGCAATGCCTAAACTTTTGCTCGAACGGCCTGAGCCATTGAAAGGAAAGCCTGAGCTCCAGAGCACACCACAATCTCCTTTACCAGTACCGGCACTTACGTTACCACCTCTGTTAGCACAACCACTGCCGCTTTTAATGCAGCCTCCGCCAGGGAAAGCTATTAACCTTGAAACTGGGTCACCACAAAACTCCCCGCCTGCTCTGGTGCAAAAACTTTCTCCTGCTCATCAGGAGTCGTCAGAAATTTCATCACCACCAAACTCTGAAAGAACTAAATCCTTATCACATCGTGCTGATCCGAGATTTAAACGTCGCCCATCTGTAAAAAATCCAGAACCGGAACCTGTGCCTGTGCCTGTTGTTAATGAAGATAAAACTGAACAAAGACGACAGAACGTTGAATACAGTTCACCGTTAAGTGGTCAGGCAAATCGTCAGGAGGACTCATACTCGTCATATAATCGCCGGCCGAACAATTATGAAAAGACTGGTCGAAAAGGAGGAAAAAGTGATCCGAGACAATCCAGCGGTGGGCAGGATCCACGACAGCGGCGCGATCCGCGGTTTCCAGGGGGAAGTGGTGATCCACGTGGACATTTAGATCCGAGGAAACATTTGGATAACGACCAACAAATGGGTGAACCGCATCAACAGGGCGAACCATCATTCCTTCATCCCGGTGGAGGAGACCCCAGGTTCTCACAAGGGGCTGGAGATCCAAGGTTTCAACAAACTGGTGAAATCGATCCACAACTGTTACCTGGGTGTAATCCGACAGTTGACTCATTTCATGGTGCTGGTGGTATGAATATTGATTTGACAGATCCTAGGTTTCAACAAATAACAGGGTTACCACCGGAAGTGTTTGCACAAATGCAACAGCAACAAAGTGAACAATCGTTGCGCGAcgttttcaaaacttttgatcCTACAGCATCACCGTTTTGTTAG
- the LOC135493052 gene encoding protein PRRC2A-like isoform X3, whose amino-acid sequence MIISLVKLFENKLIGSDYDRGPKGTDMEDGELPEDGEIVDEEERRGHSKAKESRHREQRDRDNGFEEGEGSESDEELSKRARKRRRHRKNRNEGSGDDSKKSKKKKREKKEHKKYVDHDRVEEGGEDTPDWNREQSSHGHHHHHHDNNKHHHEHPREHRKFEKEEFGDSPGVYGSPYDNQDRTPEYEYDDYDDFDDMEPPHKKTMMSFVDDGFIDPSMGMGDRQELFEHHHRGRGRAPGRGGQMMRGGRGRGRGRGDRGRGRGGQDRGRGGQDRGRGGQDRGRGGQDRGRGGLDRGRGGQDRGRGGRDRGRGGRGRGGMPPHGPPHHPHQHDHSNQRGPPPRREEMKQNRPICKFFKDGSCHKHHCKDEHHRGDGCVFSHDCTPNHKMEVCKFYISGQCRKGDNCSYLHGQYPCKYYHTGAKCFQGNNCKFSHETLDDRGKLLLEKILREQSEREMEREFNRDRQHHHEDRGRMISEMIDNQQFGGSPPRMYEGDPKEGIPSLLDIKTNPPSPEKHGPHGPPGPHGPPGPHGPAGPRGPRPRGPPPIGMLRPQGFYKDTLASPTRHPGPHGPSLRPPLLPDPVPHGMPPPHMRMPGPPPPPPPPSAANVVSAMAEAIATAIRSHQKEALKAKEEKPDEPKVAETVPKPSDLIKKATEPLPDFAEALPKPAESESPPKPADFSDLPKAVELLKAASSPPMVSEPTPEIEDKKVVEPEQCAPALEVKMEPVEIMSPTGPSTAPDSTSTENADNQSSADRKAAEIDVKEEPMEATDGEVEEKTEVVVKAEAMEASEVEEEPKGEANENGPAPTQDAEAKPGPEQSVETKPQTSFPEIPENLPLVQRQLLLRLQQAQKEPEPPQENPVADEIEMEDDNWYSSDEEDELPSKKSLSDIMKNITQTEPPKAASPPLVKPPTSVASTVPSQPVMDIGSMLSMIRQQTAAAGNTVAVAVPPPPPPASVAAPVVTSTASVPPVRRDPRLQGVPAPRIDPRTQQPPPTSSATLVVPPVHAPASPRHNEPTPEIYGIISNPKPFRLVLFTMEPNNRPCLPPGLNITDPRYREDPRCSHYKNTVVKRSTSYQPSLSHGGSSPGPPRPPVNLPRRDSSSNDSGMEMRLKTQNSAPGTLGPRDPRMIQQARSMDPRSSGGSSPAAHWTAGDPRAPPMLSQGRPSDPRGGGGASSPAAHRSGGDPRAPPVPKLLSKDPRSDLQNPNILQAFELPPLGSSSDHQFAMPKLLLERPEPLKGKPELQSTPQSPLPVPALTLPPLLAQPLPLLMQPPPGKAINLETGSPQNSPPALVQKLSPAHQESSEISSPPNSERTKSLSHRADPRFKRRPSVKNPEPEPVPVPVVNEDKTEQRRQNVEYSSPLSGQANRQEDSYSSYNRRPNNYEKTGRKGGKSDPRQSSGGQDPRQRRDPRFPGGSGDPRGHLDPRKHLDNDQQMGEPHQQGEPSFLHPGGGDPRFSQGAGDPRFQQTGEIDPQLLPGCNPTVDSFHGAGGMNIDLTDPRFQQITGLPPEVFAQMQQQQSEQSLRDVFKTFDPTASPFC is encoded by the exons ATGATAATATCGCTTGTCAAACTGTTTGAAAACAAGCTAATCGGAAG TGATTATGACCGAGGCCCCAAAGGCACTGACATGGAAGACGGTGAGCTGCCTGAAGACGGTGAAATAGTGGATGAGGAAGAACGGAGAGGTCATAGCAAAGCCAAAG AATCTCGTCACCGTGAACAACGTGATCGTGATAATGGATTTGAGGAGGGTGAAGGTTCCGAGTCTGATGAAGAGCTGTCGAAACGCGCAAGGAAAAGGCGTCGACATAGAAAGAATAGAAATGAAGGATCTGGCGATGACTCCAAGAAG TCAAAAAAGAAAAAGCGCGAGAAAAAAGAACACAAGAAGTATGTTGATCATGACCGTGTAGAGGAGGGGGGTGAAGATACTCCTGACTGGAACCGAGAACAGTCGAGTCacgggcatcatcatcatcaccatgacaacaataaacatcaTCATGAACACCCAAGAGAACATAGGAAATTTGAGAAGGAGGAGTTTGGCGATAGTCCGGGCGTTTATGGAAGCCCATATGATAACCAGGACAG GACTCCTGAATATGAGTACGATGACTATGATGATTTTGACGATATGGAGCCACCACATAAGAAGACAATGATGAGCTTTGTGGACGATGGGTTTATTGACCCAAGTATGGGGATGGGTGATAGACAG GAACTATTTGAGCACCATCACCGAGGTAGGGGGCGTGCCCCAGGACGAGGGGGCCAAATGATGCGAGGTGGTCGAGGCAGAGGTCGGGGACGTGGTGATCGGGGTAGAGGACGCGGAGGTCAGGATAGGGGACGAGGAGGTCAGGATAGGGGACGAGGCGGTCAGGATAGAGGACGAGGTGGTCAGGATAGGGGACGAGGTGGTCTGGATAGGGGACGGGGAGGTCAGGATAGGGGACGAGGTGGGCGCGATAGGGGACGCGGAGGACGTGGTCGGGGTGGCATGCCACCGCACGGTCCCCCACACCACCCACACCAGCACGATCACAGCAACCAGCGAGGACCACCCCCACGACGCGAAGAGATGAAGCAGAATCGTCCCATTTGTAAATTTTTCAAGGACGGTTCTTGCCATAAG CATCACTGCAAGGATGAACACCACAGG GGTGATGGATGCGTCTTCAGTCATGATTGTACTCCAAATCATAAGATGGAAGTCTGCAAGTTTTACATCAGTGGCCAGTGTCGAAAGGGAGACAACTGTTCGTACTTACATG GCCAATACCCGTGTAAATATTACCACACTGGTGCCAAATGCTTCCAAGGTAACAACTGTAAGTTTTCTCATGAAACCTTGGATGATAGAGGCAAGCTACTGTTAGAAAAGATTCTAAGGGAGCAGTCTGAGCGGGAAATGGAGCGAGAGTTCAACCGTGATAGACAACATCACCATGAGGACCGTGGG AGGATGATTAGTGAAATGATTGATAATCAACAATTTGGAGGATCTCCTCCTCGCATGTACGAAGGAGACCCCAAAGAGGGCATACCTTCTCTTCTGGACATTAAGACAAATCCGCCTAGCCCTGAGAAACATGGCCCACATGGACCTCCAGGACCACATGGACCTCCTGGGCCACATGGACCTGCTGGACCACGAGGACCCAGGCCTCGTGGACCACCTCCAATAGGAATGCTTCG CCCACAAGGATTCTACAAAGACACTCTTGCCTCTCCAACAAGACATCCTGGCCCTCATGGTCCCAGCTTGCGTCCTCCACTTCTCCCAGATCCAGTACCTCATGGCATGCCCCCACCCCATATGAGGATGCCTGGCccaccacctccaccaccaccaccgtcgGCTGCTAATGTTGTGTCTGCCATGGCTGAAGCTATTGCAACTGCCATCAGATCACACCAAAAGGAAGCCCTAAAGGCCAAGGAGGAAAAGCCGGATGAGCCAAAAGTTGCAGAGACTGTTCCAAAACCATCAGATTTGATAAAAAAAGCAACAGAGCCGTTGCCAGATTTTGCAGAAGCGTTACCAAAACCTGCAGAGTCAGAATCTCCACCAAAACCTGCGGACTTCTCTGATTTACCAAAAGCTGTTGAGTTGTTGAAGGCAGCATCTTCACCACCAATGGTTTCCGAGCCCACACCGGAGATTGAGGATAAAAAAGTTGTGGAACCTGAACAGTGTGCCCCTGCTTTGGAGGTCAAAATGGAACCTGTTGAAATCATGAGTCCTACTGGACCGTCTACTGCGCCAGATAGTACAAGCACTGAAAATGCAGATAATCAGAGCTCGGCTGATCGAAAGGCTGCAGAAATTGATGTCAAAGAGGAGCCAATGGAGGCAACTGATGGTGAAGTTGAGGAGAAAACGGAAGTCGTGGTAAAGGCTGAAGCTATGGAGGCATCTGAAGTTGAGGAGGAACCAAAAG GGGAAGCAAATGAAAATGGTCCTGCACCGACACAGGATGCCGAGGCAAAACCAGGCCCAGAACAATCGGTGGAGACCAAACCACAAACCAGTTTCCCTGAAATACCAGAGAATCTTCCCCTCGTACAACGGCAGCTGTTACTTAGGCTTCAGCAGGCACAGAAGGAACCAGAACCTCCTCAAGAAAATCCTGTTGCAGACGAAATAG AAATGGAGGACGATAACTGGTACTCAAGTGACGAAGAAGACGAACTGCCATCGAAGAAATCTCTATCTGATATCATGAAAAATATTACACAGACAGAACCACCAAAAGCTGCGTCACCTCCATTAGTGAAGCCTCCGACTTCTGTTGCCAGTACTGTGCCGTCACAACCAGTGATGGACATTGGAAGCATGTTGAGTATGATACGGCAACAGACTGCAGCAGCTGGGAATACAGTTGCAGTGGCagtaccaccaccaccaccacctgcAAG TGTTGCTGCTCCTGTTGTTACTTCTACGGCAAGTGTGCCCCCGGTCAGAAGGGACCCTCGTCTCCAAGGTGTTCCAGCTCCACGAATAGATCCACGAACTCAGCAACCACCTCCTACTTCCAGTGCCACTCTGGTGGTGCCGCCTGTACACGCTCCTGCCTCACCTCGCCATAATGAACCTACCCCTGAGATTTACGGTATTATTAGTAACCCAAAGCCATTTCGTTTGGTGCTCTTCACAATGGAACCTAACAACAGACCCTGTCTTCCTCCTGGACTAAATATCACGGATCCAAGGTATCGGGAGGACCCACGTTGCTCGCACTATAAGAACACTGTAGTGAAGAGGAGTACTAGTTATCAGCCTTCACTGTCACATGGTGGTAGTTCTCCGGGACCTCCGCGACCACCAGTAAATTTACCAAGGAGAGACAGTTCATCTAATGACTCTGGTATGGAAATGAGATTGAAAACCCAAAATTCTGCGCCTGGAACTTTGGGTCCTAGGGACCCCCGAATGATACAACAGGCTCGATCTATGGACCCGCGTTCTAGTGGCGGCTCATCACCTGCTGCCCATTGGACAGCAGGTGACCCAAGAGCACCACCAATGTTATCACAGGGACGACCAAGTGACCCTCGGGGTGGTGGTGGTGCGTCATCACCGGCCGCACATCGGAGTGGTGGTGATCCACGTGCGCCTCCTGTGCCGAAACTTCTGTCAAAGGACCCAAGATCAGACTTGCAGAATCCAAATATTCTCCAAGCATTTGAATTGCCGCCTCTTGGTTCGAGTAGTGACCATCAGTTCGCAATGCCTAAACTTTTGCTCGAACGGCCTGAGCCATTGAAAGGAAAGCCTGAGCTCCAGAGCACACCACAATCTCCTTTACCAGTACCGGCACTTACGTTACCACCTCTGTTAGCACAACCACTGCCGCTTTTAATGCAGCCTCCGCCAGGGAAAGCTATTAACCTTGAAACTGGGTCACCACAAAACTCCCCGCCTGCTCTGGTGCAAAAACTTTCTCCTGCTCATCAGGAGTCGTCAGAAATTTCATCACCACCAAACTCTGAAAGAACTAAATCCTTATCACATCGTGCTGATCCGAGATTTAAACGTCGCCCATCTGTAAAAAATCCAGAACCGGAACCTGTGCCTGTGCCTGTTGTTAATGAAGATAAAACTGAACAAAGACGACAGAACGTTGAATACAGTTCACCGTTAAGTGGTCAGGCAAATCGTCAGGAGGACTCATACTCGTCATATAATCGCCGGCCGAACAATTATGAAAAGACTGGTCGAAAAGGAGGAAAAAGTGATCCGAGACAATCCAGCGGTGGGCAGGATCCACGACAGCGGCGCGATCCGCGGTTTCCAGGGGGAAGTGGTGATCCACGTGGACATTTAGATCCGAGGAAACATTTGGATAACGACCAACAAATGGGTGAACCGCATCAACAGGGCGAACCATCATTCCTTCATCCCGGTGGAGGAGACCCCAGGTTCTCACAAGGGGCTGGAGATCCAAGGTTTCAACAAACTGGTGAAATCGATCCACAACTGTTACCTGGGTGTAATCCGACAGTTGACTCATTTCATGGTGCTGGTGGTATGAATATTGATTTGACAGATCCTAGGTTTCAACAAATAACAGGGTTACCACCGGAAGTGTTTGCACAAATGCAACAGCAACAAAGTGAACAATCGTTGCGCGAcgttttcaaaacttttgatcCTACAGCATCACCGTTTTGTTAG